One stretch of Streptomyces sp. 135 DNA includes these proteins:
- a CDS encoding AAA family ATPase, protein MSTEELRKEQQFVSGLYARLDALRAEAEDAVRASLSQVGNGLQARLERDVLVAEQSGLLAAFNAGENGLCFGRLEFRDGRDHHIGRIGIRASDAERTPLVIDWRADVARPFYLATGHTPMGLRRRRHITTEGREVTGLHDEILDLGDTTRTGHESADADEVLLAALDSARTGRMHDIVQTIQAEQDRIIRAPHRGVLVVEGGPGTGKTVVALHRAAFLLYAHRELLAKRAVLVVGPNPAFLGYIGEVLPALGETGVLLSTVGELFPGVSATGTDSPEAAEVKGRAEMAEVLATAVRDRQRIPEPGEPLVIAHDDGDLILDWTIAYEAREAAREADVPHNLGRPYFAFRVIDSLTGQLAERIGHDPYGGPNFLGPDDIAQLGKAIAASPEVHAAIDELWPTLTPQGFLTDFLEEPTGLGEKDAKAIRRPRGAPWTAADVPLLDEAAELLGHDDSAERAAAEAERAREIAYAQGVLDVSRASRTYEFEDKDEDDAEVLLAHNIIDAERMAERQEEADHRSAAERAAADRTWAFGHIIVDEAQELSAMAWRLLMRRCPTRSMTLVGDPAQTAEAGGCGSWESILAPYVEDRWEYTRLGVNYRTPVEIMEVAAEVPRLAGNPDFRPPSSVRSTGVRPWARRADDLAAAVADAVAAEAGGDGRLAVIAPRELHQELAARLPGVTAGEAPNLTRPMVLIDPRQAKGLEFDTVLVVEPARYGASDLYVALTRATQRLGVLYADELPAALKRIEEVTPAAATP, encoded by the coding sequence TTGTCAACCGAGGAATTGCGGAAAGAGCAGCAATTCGTCTCCGGGCTGTACGCGCGCCTTGACGCGCTGCGCGCGGAGGCCGAGGACGCCGTGCGGGCTTCGTTGTCGCAGGTGGGCAACGGTCTCCAGGCACGCCTTGAACGCGATGTCCTGGTGGCGGAGCAGTCCGGCCTGCTCGCCGCCTTCAACGCGGGGGAGAACGGCCTCTGCTTCGGCAGACTCGAATTCCGCGACGGCCGCGACCACCACATCGGACGCATCGGAATCCGCGCCTCCGACGCCGAGCGGACCCCGCTCGTGATCGACTGGCGCGCCGATGTCGCCCGCCCCTTCTACCTCGCGACGGGCCATACGCCGATGGGTCTGCGGCGCCGCAGGCACATCACCACCGAGGGCCGCGAGGTCACCGGTCTGCACGACGAGATCCTCGACCTCGGCGACACGACCCGCACCGGCCACGAGAGCGCCGACGCCGACGAAGTGCTGCTCGCCGCGCTCGACTCGGCGCGCACCGGCCGCATGCACGACATCGTGCAGACCATCCAGGCCGAGCAGGACCGGATCATCCGCGCCCCGCACCGCGGCGTCCTCGTCGTCGAGGGCGGCCCCGGGACGGGCAAGACGGTCGTGGCGCTGCACCGCGCCGCGTTCCTCCTCTACGCCCACCGCGAGCTGCTCGCCAAGCGCGCGGTCCTCGTCGTCGGCCCGAACCCGGCGTTCCTCGGCTACATCGGCGAGGTCCTGCCCGCGCTCGGTGAGACCGGCGTCCTGCTGTCGACGGTCGGCGAGCTGTTCCCCGGCGTGAGCGCCACCGGCACCGACAGCCCGGAGGCGGCCGAGGTGAAGGGCCGCGCCGAGATGGCGGAGGTGCTCGCCACGGCGGTGCGCGACCGCCAGCGCATCCCCGAGCCGGGCGAGCCGCTGGTCATCGCGCACGACGACGGCGACCTGATCCTCGACTGGACGATCGCCTACGAGGCGCGGGAGGCGGCCCGCGAGGCGGACGTGCCGCACAACCTGGGGCGCCCCTACTTCGCGTTCCGGGTCATCGACTCGCTCACCGGACAGCTCGCCGAGCGCATCGGCCACGACCCGTACGGCGGCCCGAACTTCCTCGGACCCGACGACATCGCCCAGCTCGGCAAGGCCATCGCGGCCAGCCCCGAGGTCCACGCGGCCATCGATGAGCTGTGGCCGACGCTGACCCCGCAGGGCTTCCTCACCGACTTCCTGGAGGAGCCGACGGGCCTCGGCGAGAAGGACGCGAAGGCGATCCGGCGGCCGCGCGGCGCGCCCTGGACGGCGGCCGACGTCCCGCTGCTCGACGAGGCGGCCGAACTGCTCGGCCACGACGACAGCGCCGAGCGGGCGGCGGCCGAGGCCGAGCGCGCCCGTGAGATCGCGTACGCGCAGGGTGTCCTCGACGTCTCGCGGGCCTCACGGACGTACGAGTTCGAGGACAAGGACGAGGACGACGCCGAGGTCCTGCTCGCGCACAACATCATCGACGCCGAGCGGATGGCCGAACGGCAGGAGGAGGCCGACCACCGCAGCGCCGCCGAGCGCGCGGCGGCCGACCGCACCTGGGCGTTCGGGCACATCATCGTCGACGAGGCGCAGGAGCTGTCCGCCATGGCCTGGCGGCTGCTCATGCGGCGCTGCCCGACCCGCTCCATGACGCTCGTCGGCGACCCGGCGCAGACCGCGGAGGCGGGCGGCTGCGGCTCGTGGGAGAGCATCCTCGCGCCGTACGTCGAGGACCGCTGGGAGTACACCCGGCTCGGCGTGAACTACCGCACGCCGGTGGAGATCATGGAGGTGGCGGCCGAGGTGCCGCGCCTGGCCGGGAACCCGGACTTCCGCCCGCCCAGCTCGGTGCGGTCCACGGGCGTACGGCCCTGGGCGCGCCGCGCCGACGACCTCGCCGCCGCCGTGGCCGACGCGGTGGCGGCCGAGGCCGGGGGCGACGGCCGCCTCGCGGTCATCGCCCCGCGCGAACTCCACCAGGAGCTCGCCGCACGGCTCCCCGGGGTGACGGCCGGGGAGGCCCCGAACCTGACGCGGCCGATGGTGCTGATCGACCCGCGTCAGGCGAAGGGCCTGGAGTTCGACACGGTCCTGGTCGTCGAGCCGGCGAGGTACGGCGCCAGCGACCTGTACGTCGCCCTGACCCGGGCCACCCAGCGCCTCGGCGTGCTGTACGCCGACGAGCTCCCGGCGGCCCTCAAGCGCATCGAGGAGGTCACGCCGGCCGCAGCCACACCGTAG
- the glgB gene encoding 1,4-alpha-glucan branching enzyme produces the protein MTPRPRKPSAEAPAPPPPRTPEPDPAEQRPAPKGTRKTPAQKARGTAKAADAAKAAKSPRASRKTAAKTPPKATPNPPNPPNPPKTQKTQKTQKTQKTPNPAKTQPPPAEAPSPVTAVAASPVPEEDRARLLEGTHHDPHGVLGAHPVPGGTAFRALRPYAKAVSVVAKDVRAELRDDGDGFFSAVLPLPAAPDDYRLHITYEDTELEIHDAYRFLPSLGDFDLHLIGEGRHEELWKALGAHPMTHQAATGTRFTVWAPNARGVRVVGGFNFWDGTGFPMRSLGGTGVWELFVPSVGEGELYKFEITRPDGTKTMRADPLARHTQAPPANSSVVHESHHEWHDAQWLARRAERPAHEAPFSVYEVHLASWRPGLTYRQLAEQLPAYVSDLGFTHVELMPVAEHPFGGSWGYQVTGFYAPTARLGTPDDFKYLVDALHRAGIGVLMDWVPAHFPRDDWALAEFDGRPLYEHEDPLRAAHPDWGTLEFDYGRKEVRNFLVANACYWCEEFHIDGLRVDAVASMLYLDYSREHGQWTPNVHGGRENLDAVAFLQEMNATVYRRAPGVVTIAEESTAWDGVTRATHHQGPGGFGGLGFGLKWNMGWMHDSLDYVAKEPVHRKHHHNEMTFSMVYAYSENYVLPISHDEVVHGKRSLVSKMPGDWWQQRATHRAYLGFMWAHPGKQLLFMGQEFAQGAEWSEAHGPDWWLLDPAYGAEPDHRGVRDLVRDLNSVYRGEAALWQRDTDPGGFAWVEGDAAEDNVFAFLRYDAQGAPLLAVSHFSPVVRHAYRLGVPDEFAAWQEVLNTDEARYGGSDVTNPDPLKPEPVGSHGRPASLRLTLPPLATVWLRPA, from the coding sequence GTGACCCCCCGCCCCCGCAAACCGTCCGCCGAAGCCCCGGCCCCGCCCCCGCCCCGCACCCCGGAACCGGACCCCGCCGAGCAGCGGCCCGCCCCGAAGGGCACGCGGAAGACACCGGCCCAGAAGGCGCGCGGGACAGCGAAGGCGGCCGACGCGGCCAAGGCCGCGAAGAGCCCGAGGGCCTCCCGGAAGACCGCCGCGAAGACGCCCCCGAAGGCCACGCCGAATCCACCGAATCCACCGAATCCACCGAAGACGCAGAAGACGCAGAAGACGCAGAAGACGCAGAAGACACCGAATCCAGCAAAGACACAGCCCCCGCCCGCGGAGGCGCCGTCCCCCGTGACCGCCGTCGCCGCGTCGCCCGTCCCCGAGGAGGACCGGGCGCGTCTCCTGGAGGGCACCCACCACGACCCGCACGGCGTCCTCGGCGCCCATCCCGTCCCGGGCGGCACGGCCTTCCGCGCCCTGCGGCCCTACGCCAAGGCGGTCTCGGTCGTCGCCAAGGACGTCCGCGCCGAGCTGCGCGACGACGGTGACGGGTTCTTCTCCGCCGTGCTGCCGCTGCCGGCCGCGCCCGACGACTACCGGCTCCACATCACGTACGAGGACACCGAGCTGGAGATCCACGACGCGTACCGCTTCCTGCCCTCGCTCGGCGACTTCGACCTGCATCTGATCGGCGAGGGGCGGCACGAGGAGCTGTGGAAGGCGCTGGGCGCGCACCCCATGACCCACCAGGCCGCGACCGGCACCCGCTTCACCGTGTGGGCGCCCAACGCCCGGGGAGTGCGGGTCGTCGGCGGCTTCAACTTCTGGGACGGCACCGGTTTTCCGATGCGTTCGCTCGGCGGGACCGGCGTCTGGGAGCTGTTCGTGCCGTCCGTCGGCGAGGGCGAGCTGTACAAGTTCGAGATCACCCGGCCGGACGGCACGAAGACGATGCGCGCCGACCCGCTGGCCCGCCACACGCAGGCGCCGCCCGCGAACTCCTCGGTCGTGCACGAGTCGCACCACGAGTGGCACGACGCGCAGTGGCTCGCCCGCCGGGCGGAACGGCCCGCCCACGAGGCGCCCTTCTCCGTGTACGAGGTGCACCTCGCCTCGTGGCGACCGGGCCTGACGTACCGCCAGCTGGCGGAGCAGTTGCCCGCGTACGTCTCCGATCTCGGCTTCACCCACGTCGAGCTGATGCCCGTCGCCGAGCATCCCTTCGGCGGCTCCTGGGGCTATCAGGTCACCGGCTTCTACGCGCCGACGGCCCGCCTCGGCACCCCCGACGACTTCAAGTACCTGGTGGACGCGTTGCACCGCGCCGGGATCGGCGTCCTGATGGACTGGGTGCCCGCGCACTTCCCGCGCGACGACTGGGCGCTCGCGGAGTTCGACGGGCGGCCGCTGTACGAGCACGAGGACCCGCTCAGGGCCGCGCACCCCGACTGGGGCACCCTGGAGTTCGACTACGGCCGCAAGGAGGTGCGCAACTTCCTCGTCGCGAACGCCTGTTACTGGTGCGAGGAGTTCCACATCGACGGGCTGCGGGTGGACGCGGTCGCCTCGATGCTCTACCTCGACTACTCCCGCGAGCACGGCCAGTGGACACCGAACGTGCACGGCGGCCGCGAGAACCTCGACGCGGTCGCCTTCCTCCAGGAGATGAACGCCACCGTCTACCGCCGGGCGCCCGGCGTCGTCACGATCGCCGAGGAGTCCACGGCCTGGGACGGCGTGACCCGGGCCACCCACCACCAGGGGCCCGGCGGCTTCGGGGGGCTCGGTTTCGGCCTGAAGTGGAACATGGGCTGGATGCACGACTCCCTCGACTACGTCGCGAAGGAGCCCGTGCACCGCAAGCACCACCACAACGAGATGACGTTCTCGATGGTGTACGCGTACAGCGAGAACTACGTCCTGCCCATCTCGCACGACGAAGTGGTGCACGGCAAGCGCTCGTTGGTGTCGAAGATGCCCGGCGACTGGTGGCAGCAGCGGGCCACCCACCGCGCCTACCTCGGCTTCATGTGGGCCCACCCCGGCAAGCAACTCCTCTTCATGGGCCAGGAGTTCGCGCAGGGCGCCGAGTGGTCGGAAGCGCACGGCCCGGACTGGTGGCTGCTCGACCCGGCGTACGGCGCGGAGCCCGACCACCGGGGGGTACGGGACCTGGTCCGCGACCTGAACTCCGTCTACCGCGGCGAGGCCGCCCTGTGGCAGCGCGACACGGACCCCGGCGGCTTCGCCTGGGTGGAGGGCGACGCGGCCGAGGACAACGTCTTCGCCTTCCTGCGCTACGACGCGCAAGGGGCGCCCCTGCTCGCCGTCTCCCACTTCTCACCGGTGGTGCGGCACGCCTACCGCCTCGGCGTCCCGGACGAGTTCGCGGCCTGGCAGGAGGTCCTGAACACGGACGAGGCGCGCTACGGCGGCAGCGACGTCACCAACCCCGACCCGCTCAAGCCGGAGCCGGTGGGCTCCCACGGCCGCCCCGCGTCCCTGCGCCTGACCCTGCCGCCGCTGGCTACGGTGTGGCTGCGGCCGGCGTGA
- a CDS encoding maltokinase, protein MSEAATRPTAHATALLASLDPLLREWLPRQRWFAGKGRPIGSFEPVAVTELLPRTAPSGLLHVLLRVRRPLVPAQDTALEGTPTEHTGDCYQLLIGVCRTLPPQLAPALIGHVTEGPLAGQTVYEALHDPRLAALLLERLRMPGRHGVLRFERDMSVGIPSGLTPRPLAAEQSNSSVVYGDTFILKLFRRVVPGVNPDLELPLHLARQGCARVPAPAAWFLAELSGGAADAGAAGEACGLGVLQPYLAAAEDGWELALRMLGKGEAFTGEARALGRATAEVHAALADALPTVTLGRAQIGLIADAMARRLAAAAQAVPALRPYAPGLLTAFEALADLGGEGQSWTAQRIHGDLHLGQCLRSPDGHWSLIDFEGEPARPLAERRMPQPPARDVAGMLRSFDYAAATRDPWAREWATDCRAAFCVGYADVSGRDPRTDPVLLRAHETDKAVYEVLYEARHRPDWLPVPLAAARRLADNGSADAAH, encoded by the coding sequence ATGTCGGAAGCCGCCACCCGCCCCACCGCGCACGCCACCGCGCTGCTCGCCTCACTCGACCCACTGCTGCGCGAGTGGCTGCCGAGGCAGCGGTGGTTCGCCGGGAAGGGCCGCCCGATCGGCTCCTTCGAGCCGGTGGCCGTGACCGAACTCCTGCCCCGCACCGCGCCGTCGGGCCTGCTGCACGTGCTGCTGCGGGTCCGCCGACCGCTCGTGCCCGCACAGGACACCGCCCTGGAGGGCACGCCGACCGAACACACGGGCGATTGCTACCAATTGCTGATCGGCGTGTGCCGCACCCTGCCGCCCCAGCTGGCGCCCGCCCTCATCGGCCACGTCACCGAGGGCCCGCTCGCCGGTCAGACGGTGTACGAGGCACTGCACGACCCGCGGCTCGCCGCGCTGCTCCTGGAGCGGCTGCGGATGCCGGGCCGGCACGGCGTGCTCCGCTTCGAGCGTGACATGAGCGTCGGCATCCCCTCCGGTCTCACGCCGCGCCCGCTCGCCGCCGAGCAGTCCAACTCCTCGGTCGTGTACGGAGATACGTTCATCCTCAAGCTGTTCCGCCGCGTCGTGCCCGGCGTCAACCCCGACCTGGAGCTGCCGCTGCACCTGGCCCGGCAGGGTTGCGCGCGCGTGCCCGCGCCCGCCGCGTGGTTCCTCGCGGAGCTGTCGGGCGGCGCGGCCGACGCCGGCGCGGCGGGCGAGGCGTGCGGCCTCGGTGTGCTCCAGCCCTATCTGGCCGCCGCCGAGGACGGCTGGGAACTGGCCCTGCGCATGCTCGGCAAGGGCGAGGCCTTCACCGGTGAGGCCCGGGCGCTCGGCCGTGCCACGGCCGAGGTGCACGCGGCGCTCGCCGACGCGCTGCCGACCGTCACGCTCGGCCGGGCCCAGATCGGGCTGATCGCCGATGCCATGGCGCGGCGCCTCGCCGCGGCGGCGCAGGCCGTCCCGGCGCTGCGGCCGTACGCCCCGGGGTTGCTCACAGCCTTCGAGGCGCTGGCCGACCTGGGCGGCGAGGGCCAGTCCTGGACCGCCCAGCGCATCCACGGCGACCTGCACCTGGGGCAGTGCCTGCGCTCCCCCGACGGCCACTGGTCGCTCATCGACTTCGAGGGCGAGCCGGCGCGTCCCCTCGCCGAGCGGCGCATGCCGCAGCCGCCGGCCCGCGACGTGGCGGGCATGCTGCGCTCCTTCGACTACGCGGCCGCCACCCGCGACCCGTGGGCGCGGGAGTGGGCCACGGACTGCCGGGCCGCCTTCTGCGTGGGGTACGCCGACGTCTCGGGCCGCGACCCGCGGACGGACCCCGTGCTGCTGCGCGCCCACGAGACGGACAAGGCGGTCTACGAAGTCCTCTACGAGGCCCGGCACCGGCCCGACTGGCTTCCCGTGCCGCTGGCCGCGGCCCGCCGCCTGGCCGACAACGGCTCCGCCGACGCCGCCCACTGA
- the treS gene encoding maltose alpha-D-glucosyltransferase — MIVNEPVQDTFEDTPAKDRHPDWFKRAVFYEVLVRSFQDSNGDGIGDLKGITAKLDYLQWLGVDCLWLPPFFKSPLRDGGYDVSDYTAVLPEFGDLADFVEFVDSAHQRGMRVIIDFVMNHTSDQHPWFQASRTDPEGPYGDYYVWADDDKQYGDARIIFVDTEASNWTFDPVRKQYYWHRFFSHQPDLNYENPAVQEEIISALRFWLDLGIDGFRLDAVPYLYQEEGTNCENLRATHQFLKRVRTEIDAHYPDTVLLAEANQWPEDVVDYFGDYAKGGDECHMAFHFPVMPRIFMAVRRESRYPVSEILAKTPAIPSGCQWGIFLRNHDELTLEMVTDEERDYMYAEYAKDPRMRANIGIRRRLAPLLDNDRNQIELFTALLLSLPGSPILYYGDEIGMGDNIWLGDRDAVRTPMQWTPDRNAGFSSCDPGRLYLPTIMDPVYGYQVTNVEASMSSPSSLLHWTRRMIEIRKQNPAFGLGTYTELPSSNPAVLAFLREAPAEEEGDDDLVLCVHNFSRFAQPTELDLQAFNGRHPVELIGGVRFPAIGELPYLLTLAGHGFYWFRLRREPS, encoded by the coding sequence ATGATCGTCAACGAGCCCGTCCAGGACACCTTCGAGGACACGCCCGCCAAGGACCGGCACCCCGACTGGTTCAAACGCGCCGTGTTCTACGAAGTACTCGTCCGTTCCTTCCAGGACAGCAACGGCGACGGCATCGGCGACCTCAAAGGCATCACCGCCAAACTCGACTACCTCCAGTGGCTCGGCGTGGACTGCCTGTGGCTGCCCCCCTTCTTCAAATCCCCGCTGCGCGACGGCGGCTACGACGTCTCGGACTACACCGCCGTCCTGCCCGAATTCGGTGACCTCGCCGACTTCGTGGAATTCGTCGACTCCGCCCACCAGCGCGGCATGCGCGTCATCATCGACTTCGTCATGAACCACACCAGCGACCAGCACCCGTGGTTCCAGGCCTCCCGCACCGACCCCGAAGGCCCCTACGGCGACTACTACGTCTGGGCCGACGACGACAAGCAGTACGGCGACGCCCGCATCATCTTCGTCGACACCGAAGCCTCCAACTGGACCTTCGACCCGGTACGCAAGCAGTACTACTGGCACCGCTTCTTCTCCCACCAGCCCGACCTCAACTACGAGAACCCCGCCGTCCAGGAAGAGATCATCTCCGCCCTCCGCTTCTGGCTCGACCTGGGCATCGACGGATTCCGCCTGGACGCCGTGCCCTACCTCTACCAAGAGGAAGGCACCAACTGCGAGAACCTGCGGGCCACTCACCAATTCCTCAAGCGGGTCCGCACGGAGATCGACGCGCACTATCCCGACACCGTCCTGCTCGCCGAGGCCAACCAGTGGCCCGAGGACGTCGTCGACTATTTCGGGGACTACGCCAAGGGCGGCGACGAATGCCACATGGCGTTCCACTTCCCCGTCATGCCCCGCATCTTCATGGCCGTACGCCGCGAATCGCGCTACCCCGTCTCCGAAATCCTCGCCAAGACCCCCGCCATCCCCTCGGGCTGCCAATGGGGCATCTTCCTGCGCAACCACGACGAGCTGACCCTGGAGATGGTCACCGACGAAGAGCGCGACTACATGTACGCGGAATACGCCAAGGACCCGCGCATGCGCGCCAACATCGGCATCCGCCGCCGGCTCGCCCCCCTGCTGGACAACGACCGCAACCAGATCGAACTCTTCACCGCGCTCCTGCTGTCGCTGCCCGGCTCCCCGATCCTCTACTACGGCGACGAGATCGGCATGGGCGACAACATCTGGCTCGGCGACCGCGACGCCGTGCGCACCCCCATGCAGTGGACCCCCGACCGCAACGCGGGCTTCTCCTCCTGCGACCCCGGCCGCCTCTACCTCCCCACGATCATGGACCCGGTCTACGGCTACCAGGTCACCAACGTCGAAGCCTCCATGTCCTCGCCCTCCTCCCTCCTGCACTGGACCCGCAGGATGATCGAGATCCGCAAACAGAACCCCGCCTTCGGCCTCGGCACCTACACCGAACTCCCCTCCTCCAACCCCGCCGTCCTCGCCTTCCTCCGCGAGGCGCCCGCGGAGGAGGAGGGCGACGACGACCTCGTGCTGTGCGTGCACAACTTCTCGCGTTTCGCGCAGCCCACGGAGTTGGATCTCCAAGCCTTCAACGGACGCCATCCGGTGGAGCTGATCGGCGGGGTGCGCTTCCCGGCCATCGGCGAACTGCCCTACCTCCTCACGCTGGCGGGGCACGGCTTCTACTGGTTCCGTCTGCGCCGGGAACCGTCGTAG
- a CDS encoding alpha-1,4-glucan--maltose-1-phosphate maltosyltransferase — translation MPLGSTPQPTIPVLDVRPAVHCGRKPAKAVPGETFQVSATVFREGHEAVAANVVLRDPEGRAGPWTPMRELAPGTDRWAADVTPDAEGRWTYAVEAWGDPVATWRHHARIKIPAGIDTDLVLEEGARLHERAAAGMPGDGRTAVLGAAQALRDPARRPAARLAAALTPEVVSALDRHPLRELVTTSPEFPLVVERERALFGSWYEFFPRSQGAVVRAGEPPVPGTFRTAAERLPAVADMGFDVVYLPPVHPIGTTHRKGPNNSLSPGPHDVGVPWAIGSPEGGHDAVHPDLGTLDDFDAFVRRAQGLGMEVALDFALQCSPDHPWVDKHPEWFRQRADGSIAYAENPPKKYQDIYPIAFDKDLPGLVAETERLLRFWMGHGVRIFRVDNPHTKPVVFWEEVIARINGTDPDVIFLAEAFTRPAMLHTLAAIGFQQSYTYFTWRNTKEELTDYLTELSRETAHFLRPNFFVNTPDILHAYLQEGGRPAFEVRAVLAATLSPTWGLYSGFELCENTAVRPGSEEYLNSEKYELRPRDWESAEREGRTIAPLITRLNHVRRANPALRQLRNLHFHPTDKEAVIAYSKSAADPQGSNMVLVVANLDPHHTQEATVSLNMPLLGLDWHESVPVRDELTGETYHWGRANYVRLEPGRAPAHVFRVLRPSSPLIGGSPTS, via the coding sequence ATGCCTCTTGGCTCAACCCCCCAGCCCACCATCCCTGTTCTGGACGTCCGGCCCGCCGTCCACTGCGGCCGAAAACCGGCGAAGGCCGTGCCGGGCGAAACGTTCCAGGTGTCCGCCACCGTCTTCCGCGAAGGGCATGAGGCGGTCGCCGCCAATGTCGTGCTGCGCGATCCCGAGGGCCGCGCCGGGCCCTGGACGCCGATGCGGGAGCTCGCGCCCGGCACCGACCGGTGGGCCGCGGACGTCACCCCGGACGCCGAGGGTCGCTGGACGTACGCCGTGGAGGCGTGGGGCGACCCGGTCGCGACCTGGCGCCACCACGCGCGGATCAAGATACCGGCGGGCATCGACACCGACCTCGTCCTGGAGGAGGGCGCCCGCCTCCACGAACGCGCCGCCGCCGGGATGCCCGGCGACGGGCGGACCGCCGTGCTCGGCGCCGCGCAGGCCCTGCGCGATCCGGCCCGTCGGCCCGCGGCCCGCCTCGCGGCCGCCCTCACCCCCGAGGTGGTGTCGGCGCTCGACCGTCATCCACTGCGCGAACTGGTCACGACCTCACCGGAGTTCCCGCTGGTCGTGGAGCGTGAGCGGGCGCTGTTCGGGTCGTGGTACGAGTTCTTCCCGCGCTCGCAGGGCGCGGTGGTCCGTGCGGGCGAGCCGCCGGTCCCGGGGACGTTCCGCACGGCCGCCGAGCGGTTGCCGGCCGTGGCGGACATGGGTTTCGACGTGGTGTATCTGCCGCCGGTCCACCCGATCGGCACCACCCACCGCAAGGGCCCGAACAACTCCCTCTCCCCCGGCCCGCACGACGTGGGCGTGCCGTGGGCGATCGGTTCGCCGGAGGGCGGGCACGACGCCGTCCACCCGGACCTCGGGACGCTGGACGACTTCGACGCCTTCGTGCGGCGTGCCCAGGGGCTGGGCATGGAGGTGGCGCTGGACTTCGCGTTGCAGTGCTCGCCGGACCATCCGTGGGTGGACAAGCATCCGGAGTGGTTCCGGCAGCGGGCGGACGGTTCCATCGCGTACGCGGAGAATCCGCCGAAGAAGTACCAGGACATCTATCCGATCGCCTTCGACAAGGACCTGCCGGGCCTTGTGGCGGAGACGGAGCGGCTGCTGCGGTTCTGGATGGGGCACGGCGTGCGGATCTTCCGTGTCGACAATCCGCACACCAAGCCGGTGGTGTTCTGGGAGGAGGTGATCGCGCGGATCAACGGCACCGACCCGGACGTCATCTTCCTCGCCGAGGCCTTCACCCGCCCCGCGATGCTGCACACCCTCGCCGCCATCGGCTTCCAGCAGTCGTACACGTACTTCACCTGGCGCAACACCAAGGAAGAACTCACCGACTACCTCACCGAGTTGTCGCGCGAGACCGCGCACTTCCTGCGTCCGAACTTCTTCGTGAACACCCCGGACATCCTGCACGCCTACCTCCAGGAGGGCGGGCGTCCGGCCTTCGAGGTGCGCGCGGTCCTCGCCGCGACGCTCTCCCCGACCTGGGGTCTCTACAGCGGCTTCGAGCTGTGCGAGAACACCGCCGTGCGGCCCGGCAGCGAGGAGTACCTGAACTCGGAGAAGTACGAACTGCGCCCGCGCGACTGGGAGTCGGCCGAGCGGGAGGGCCGCACCATCGCGCCCCTCATCACGCGGCTGAACCACGTCCGGCGCGCCAACCCCGCACTGCGACAGCTGCGGAACCTGCACTTCCATCCGACCGACAAGGAAGCGGTGATCGCCTACTCGAAGTCCGCCGCGGACCCGCAGGGTTCGAACATGGTTCTGGTGGTGGCCAACCTCGACCCCCACCACACCCAGGAAGCCACGGTGTCGTTGAACATGCCGCTACTCGGTCTCGACTGGCACGAGAGCGTGCCGGTGCGCGACGAGCTCACCGGCGAGACCTACCACTGGGGCAGGGCCAACTATGTGCGCCTGGAGCCGGGCCGCGCGCCCGCCCACGTCTTCCGCGTCCTGCGACCGTCCTCACCGTTGATCGGAGGGTCACCCACATCATGA